A stretch of DNA from Bacillota bacterium:
TTGTAAACCTCGTTACCCAACGAGTTTTTCACCACCACTGTCGTCTGCTGCGCCGCAAGGTCGTATTGATACTCCGTACGATTGCCGTTGGCATCTACTCGCGCCACCACCCGTCCGTTACGGTATTGTAAGGTGGAAGTGGCTATTCCAATACCGGTAGGGCTCGGCACGGTGATGCTGGAAAGTAAAGGCTTATCCGTGGCATACGCCACATACCCATACGAATAGCGATTCGGCGGGTTGGGAGTGCCTGCCGCCACCACCTGCGACACCCAGGTCAAGCAGAGCACCGACAGGTTGGCGGGCATAGAATACCCATACGAGACCTGACGCCCATACGCGTCGGTAACGTTAGCCAGAAGGTTTTGTGCGTTATATGTCAGGCTCAACAACACCATGCCGCTGCCCGCCTCCGTCACTTGCAATAGCCGACGCTGGGCATCCCACGTGAAAGTAATCGACCGCCCGACGCGGTTGGTAATTGCACTCAACACATACACATAGCCGTCAACAGGCACAAACGTCCACTGCGTCTGGTCGCGCCAGGTAATGGTGACCGATTGCCACACATACGGCGTTGCCGAAGGAACTCCACGCACAAAGTAAGGGCTGCCGCTCGGAGGGGTCAACATCCCTGTCGGTTGCCCCTGCGCGTTCAACTCCGCCTGAAGCGGCTCTGCCGCGCCGTAAGGATAGACGAGCGTCAGGTTCCATGTATTCGGGTTGTTTCCTGCCCGCTGTAATGTGATGTCATAGGTATGCACCCATCCTCTAGGTAGCCCGGGCGACGATTGCCCAAGAATCGCCAATGAACTGTAGTAGTGCCGTCGCCACACGACCCGCGGACCATACGGGTTGTAGACCACCAAATCGTCAGCTGGACGATACGCCTCGACGCCGGCTGCCAGGTTGACCGGGTCGCCTGCGCTGGGCGCATACAGCGGATAGACACCCTCCGGTCCGCACGACCCACCACCGCCCGGCGGCTCCCCTCCATCTCCGGGGTCAGGAACCGGACACCCCGGCGGGTCAAAGGGACAGGTGCCTTCCCATGGCGGCGGAGGCGGTTCTAATCCCGGAGGTGGGTCTCCTTCCTTATTCGGTCTCTCATCCGCTAAGGCAATCGCTGTGAAAAGAAGTAGTGCGAAGCAGCCATAGATGAACCGACGCATTTCGCTCGTCCTCCTTACTTCTCAGGTAATGGAACTTGCGAAGAGGAGGCTGCTGTCATGGGCGCAAGCTCCAGCTGCTGTGCCAAACGCTTTGCCTCCGCCATCTTTCGCTCTTGTTCCTGACGGCGTGCCAGCACCTGACGCATTCCCTCCAGAGACCTTCGTGCCTGAGCCAGAAGCAACGAGTTGCGCTTCCCCGCCAGACGCTCGGGACGGTTCACCCCTTGCTCCAGGGCCGCGACAGAGCGGTCTGGGTAGCCCAGATGTGCCCAAATCGCCCCCTGCCACAGCCACGCCCGCTCCGGCAACGCATTGCCCAAAGCCAGCGCGCGAAGCACCATCCCCTCGCCCGACTCGCCAAACTGTTTCACCACCTCGAAGGCCTCCAGCGCTTCACCATACCGCCGTTGCCGGTACAGGCTGACGCCCAACCCATACCAAGCCTGCGCCAGTACGACAGGCGAAACGCCTTCCTTCATAGATACGATGGTGCGGTAATGCTTCTCCGCACCAAACGGGTCACCCTGGTACGAACACGCTTCCCCTACTCCCAGCAACGCGTAGGCCGCTGCGGTGCGCCCCACCTCGTCCGTGCGCGCGGAAAGGTTCCGGGCAATCTGCAGCAGCCGCGTCTTTGCCGACTCCAGCAGCTTGTACCGTTCCTCACCTGACACAGGCGGCTGTGCCCAAAAACGGGAGAGATACACAAAGCCTGTCTGCAGTAACGCCTCCGCTGCGATGTCGGGCTTAGCCAGAGGATCATCCGCCACCTGTTGGAACAGCCTCTGCGCCTCGTCGAACTGCCTGTCGTTGAGGCGATAGTAGGCGACCATCCAGCGCGCCTCCACTCCTACTGTTGTGCGTGGGTAGTCCTGCATCAACTTCTCAAACAGCGGACGTGCCTCTTCCCGTTTACCCTGGCTTTTAATGGCATACGCTTGTCGGAGCAGGCTGTCGGGGTCGGTAGAGGTATCTTGCTGAAGGTTCAGGCTAACGAAGGCATACGGCAAAACGAAGGGATCTGTACCCCCCGTTGGCTGGAGAGTAGAAATACACATCAACACCAGTGCTATGGTGATGTTTACTTTCATGCTCGCTCTCCCTCTAAGCAGTTTGTTCTATTATAACATAAGACTTGTGACATTGCAAGCCTTTTTGCGGGGGTGGGGCAAAAAAATCGTGCAGGGTTCGTCCGCGCGACACCTACCCCTCCACCACCCCCACGGCATCGCGGACGGTGTATGTGCCGTCCAGAGTAATTTCCACCCCCCGTGCCCGTAGCAGTTTGGCGTCGCGCCGCGCCAGCAGTACCCGCGAGAAGCCCAGACGCGCCGCCTCGCGCACGCGCTGCTCCGTGTGAACCACGGAGCGCACCTCGCCCGCCAGCCCTATCTCGCCAAACACCACCATATCGGGGGGAAGGGGCTTGTCCTTCAGGCTGCTCACCACTGCCAGCGCGACGGCTAAGTCGGCAGCGGGTTCGCGCACAGTGATGCCGCCCGCCGCGTTGACGAACACGTCCTTGTCACTCAGGCGCATGCCTGCTCGCTTCTCCAGCACCGCCAGCACCATGTTCACGCGGTTATAGTCCAGACCCGTTACCTGTCGGCGCGGCTGGCTGAGGTACGAGTGGGTCACCAGCGCCTGAATCTCCACCAGCAGGGGGCGCGTGCCCTCCATGATGGCGGTCACCACCGAGCCTGGGCTGTGCGTCGGCCGCTCCGACAACAGCCATTCGGAGGGGTTCTGCACCGCCACCAGCCCCTGCTCGCGCATCTCGAACAGCGCGACCTCGTCGGTGCTGCCAAAGCGGTTCTTGGTGGCGCGCAGGATACGGTAGTTCAGATGGGGGTCGCCCTCGAAGGTCAGTACGGTGTCCACCAGATGCTCCAGTGCCTTCGGTCCCGCCAGCGCGCCCTCTTTGGTGACATGCCCCACGAGGAACACCGCAACGCCCTGCTCCTTCGCCACCCGCTGCAACGCCACCCCACACGCCCGCACCTGTGCCACCGTGCCCGGCGCACTCTCCAGCTGGTTCGTTTGGGTGGTCTGCACCGAGTCCACCACGACCAGCGCGGGCTGCAGGTGGTCGATCTGCGCCAGTATCGCCTCTAGGCTGGTTTCCGACAGCACGAACAGGTTGACGCCCGTCACGCTCAGCCGTTTCGCCCGCAGTTTAATCTGGTGCGCGCTCTCCTCGCCCGACACATACAGCACCACACGCTCGTGGCTGAGGAGGTCTGCCACCTGCGTGAGAAGGGTGGACTTGCCCACACCTGGGTCGCCGCCCAGCAGCACAAGAGAACCGGGCACAATCCCTCCGCCCAGCACTCGATCCAGCTCCGTGATGCCTGTCGACAGGCGGGGCACATCTTCTGCTGATACCTCCGCGAGCCGAACGGGTTGCGCCGCGCCCAGTGGCGCCTTGCGCTCGGCACTTCGCTTGGGAAGGGGAGTCACGACCTCTTCCACCAGACTGTCCCACGCGCCACACTCTGGGCAGCGACCCATCCATTTGGGCGACTCATATCCGCACTGCTGGCAGACGAAGCGGGAGGACGATTTAGGCATGGCTGGTTTCCTTTACCGCGTTTTCAATCGCCGTCTTCAGTCGGTGTAACCCCTCGTCTGCCTCCTCGCGCGACAAGTTCAGCGGGGGCAACAGGCGGATGGTGTTCTCACCGGTGGCGTTCACCACCACGCCCTCTTGTAGCGCCTTGCCCACCACCGCTCTGGCGACAGGCACGTCGAGGTCAAAGCCAATCATCATGCCTGCACCGCGTATTTCGGTAACTGGCAGAGTCTCGCGCCATGAGGCAATCTGTTGGCGGAGATAGTCGCCCATCGTGCTTGCGTTGTGCAGCATACCCTCCGCCTCAATGGCTTCGATGGTCGCGAGAGCGGCGGCAGCGACCACCGGACCGCCCGCGAAGGTGGAGCCGTGGTCGCCTTTCTCCAGCACGTCTGCCGCCTCGCCCCGCGCCATGCACGCCCCGATAGGCAACCCGCCGCCCAGCGCCTTGGCGGAAGTCAGGACGTCGGGCGCGATACCCAGTTGTTGCCACAGAAACCACGCGCCCGTGCGCCCCATACCGGTCTGCACCTCGTCGAAGATGAGCAACGCACCCACCTCGTTGCAGCGTTCGCGCGCCGCGTGGAGGAACTCAACGCTTAGCGGATGCACACCGCTTTCGCCCTGAATTGGCTCCAGAATAACGGCGCAGGTGCTGGGAGTAATGGCTTCGCGCAGGGCAGGCACATCGTTGCGCGGCACCACGCGCACACCGGGCACCAGCGGCTCATAGGGCTTCTGATACTTTGCCTGTGCCGTCACCGACAGCGTGCCAAAAAGCCGTCCGTGGAACGCTCCCTCCACTGCCACAATCTCGATGGCAGGCGGTTCCTTGCGCTTGCCCCACTTGCGCGCGATTTTGAGTGCGCACTCGTTCGCCTCCGCGCCGCTGTTGCAGAAGAACACTTTGTCCATACCCGCCACGGCGGTTAACTTCTGCGCCAAACGGAACTGCGGCTCGGTGTAGAACAGGTTGCTGACGTGAATCAGTCGCGTTATCTGCTGCTGCACCGCCTGCACCACGCGCGGATGGCAGTGCCCCACCGCGTCAACGGCGATACCTCCCAAAAAGTCGATGTAATCCCTGCCGCTCGCATCCCACAGTCGCGCCCCGCAGCCCTTCACGAACAGCACCGGCTGCCGCGCGTAGGTGGACATGATGCATTGCGCATCAATAGTCTGTAACTCTTGTAGAAGACTCTCTCCCTCCATCGTTCCCCTTCTCCTTAGATAACATAATGGTATCGCATTTGGTAGAGGTTGGGCAAGGTGGGGTCAGGGCAGCTGGGCTGGACGGGCTCGGTCACGTGACACGTGCATAGGAAGCCCTTGACGACGGGGAATGAAGTACTGGATAATGCTGATTGGGGAGTGATACCTATGGTTCAAACGTTGGAGCAACCGAAAACCGTTCCCATCCCGCGCCGTCGGTTCACGCGCGAGGAGTACTACCGCCTGGCAGAGATAGGATTCTTTCAGGGGGAACGGGTCGAGCTCATTGAGGGAGAGATTGTGAAGATGTCACCCATCAGTCCGTTGCATGGGGAGGTCGTGACTCTGCTGGCGGAGCGACTTTGGCAACTGTTTGGGGAGGGCTACCGCGTGCGGGTGCAACTGCCGCTCTCTTTGGGCGATAGCGAACCCGAACCAGACATCGCCGTCGTGCCGGGCAAGGTAGGCGACTACGTTCACGCGCACCCGACGACCGCCCTGCTGGTAGTGGAGGTGGCGCAGACGTCACTGGAGTATGACCGCGAGGTAAAAGCCCCCCTGTACGCGCGGGCAGGCATCCCCGAATACTGGATTGTGAATCTGGATGGACACTGCATCGAAGTCTACCGTGACCCCGCGCCGATGGGCGAGGGCTATGGCTACCGTTCGCGACGGATTTACATGATGGGCGAGCCGATAGCCCCTTTGCAGAAGCCGGAAAGCGCGGTAAAGGTAGATGAACTACTCCTCCCCTGAACTCACCTTGAAGCTCCTGTCCCAGAATGTTATAATGCCCTCAGAAAGCCTGTGCATTCAACGAGGAAGGTTTGCATGATAGACCCGAAAGTGTACCGCGACATGGGCTTGAGCGACCAGGAGTACCAGCGCATTGTGGAACTGCTGGGACGGGAGCCCACCTACACCGAGCTGGGCATGTTCGCCGTGATGTGGTCAGAGCATTGCGGCTATAAATATTCGCGCCCCATCCTGCGCCGATTCCGAGAGTACCGCCAGGCAATGGAGGGCGGCGCACTGGAGAACGCGGGCGTGGTGGACATCGGCGACGGCTGGGGCATCGTGATGAAGGTGGAGAGCCATAACCATCCGTCAGCGGTAGAACCCTTTCAGGGCGCAGCGACGGGGGTAGGGGGCATCCTGCGCGATATTTTCACGATGGGCGCACGCCCGATTGCCCTGCTGGACAGCCTGCGCTTCGGCCCGCTGGACAACGCCCGCAACAGGTACCTCTTCACCCACGTGGTGGGGGGCATCTCGTGGTATGGCAATTGCGTGGGCGTGCCGACCGTTGCTGGAGAGGTCTATTTCCACAGATGTTATTCGGGCAACCCGCTGGTCAATGCAATGGCGGTGGGTCTTGTGCGCATCGACAAGATTGCACGGGCGCGCGCGGAAGGAGTGGGCAATCCAGTGCTTTACGTCGGTTCCAGTACCGGACGCGACGGTATCCATGGCGCGACCTTTGCCAGTGAGGAGCTGACTGAGGACTCGGAGGCGAAACGCCCCAACGTGCAGATGGGCGACCCCTTCGCCGAGAAACTGCTCATCGAAGCCACGCTGGAAGCGCTGGCAACCGGCGACGTCGTGGGCATTCAGGACATGGGCGCAGCGGGATTGACCTGCTCCACCAGCGAGACCGCCTTCAAGGGCGGTACGGGCATGGAGATCGACGTGCTGAAAGTGCCTCGCCGAGAGGAGGGGATGACTCCCTACGAGGTGATGCTCTCCGAGTCGCAGGAGCGGATGCTGTGTATTGTCAAAAAGGGGCGTGAGGAGGCAGTTGCCAGCATCTTCCGCAAGTGGGGGTTAAACGCCGTTGTCATCGGGCAGGTGACAGACGATGGCATCCTGCGCGTGAAGGAAGGCGAGCAAATCGCCGCCGAGTTCCCTGCCGCCTTCCTGACCGACGCCTGCCCGACCTACACGCTGAAGGCGGAAGAGCCAGCGTACATCGCCCGTGTGCGCGAGTTCAACCCCCTGCACCTGCCCGAACCCGAAGACTTGAACCGCGTGTTGCTGGGGCTGCTGGCATCGCCGTCTATCGCCAGCAAGCGATGGGTATACGAGCAATACGACCATATGGTGCAAACGCAAACCGCCTACCTGCCGGGCGGCGATGCGGCGGTGCTGCGCCTGCGCGGGACAGGAGGCAAGGGTATCGCCCTGAAAATCGACGGGAACGGACGTTACTGTTATCTGGACCCCTTCGTGGGCGGGATGCACACCGTTGCCGAATGCGCGCGCAATATCTCCTGCACGGGTGCGAAACCGCTGGCGGTGACCGACTGCCTGAACTTCGCCAACCCCGAGCGTCCCGAAATCTTCTGGCAGTTCGAGCGGGCAGTGGACGGCATCGCTACCGCCTGCGAGGTGCTGGAGACGCCCGTCATTTCCGGCAACGTCTCCTTCTACAACGAGACGCCGGATGGCGCGGTGTTTCCTACCCCCACCATCGGCATGGTAGGTCTGCTGGAGGACGCGACGCTACACTGCAAGGCGAGTTTCCGACGGGCAGGCGATCGGGTAGTTCTGCTCATCCCTGAAGGCTGGCGTGACCCGCTGCAGGGGCTGGGCGGCAGTGAGTATCTGGCGGTGGTGCATGACATCGAGGCGGGTGCGCCGCCTGCGCTGGACATTGATGCAGAGAAGCAACTGCAAGCCTGCGTGCGCGAGGCGATTGCGCAGCGGCTGCTGCACAGCGCGCATGACTGCTCTGACGGCGGTCTGGCGGTGGCGCTGGCGGAGTGCTGTCTGCCCGTGCTGGGCCAGGTGAACGGTGGAGAAGGGCTAGGGGCAGACATCGCCATAACTACCGAGGATCGCACCGACGCCGCGCTGTTTGGCGAGACCGCTTCGCGCATCATCGTGTCGCTACCGCAAGCTAACCTGCCGCGCCTGCGGGAGATTGCCCAGACACACGGCATCGAGGCGCGTGAATTGGGCACGGTAACTGCGGAGCATGTTCTTCGCATCGCAGTGAACGGACGAGAGCGTATCTGCATACCGATAGACGACCTTCTGGATGCCTACGAAGGAGCCATTCCGCGCCTGCTGCAGCTGGAGGGAGGCGCGTGATGCCGATAGACATCACGACCCTGCCTGAAACCGTGCAGCGCGTCCTTGCCGAGGTGCAGCAGCACCCGAAAGTGGTGGCTATCTTCCTGTTCGGCTCGTGGGCGCGTGGCGAGCAGATGCCCATCTCCGACGTCGACATCGCCGTGCTGCTCGATAACCCCGATAAGCGCGACGAAGCGGACATCGGCAGCATGTACTCTCCCACCGTTGACCTTGTGCTTTTCCATCGGTTGCCAGTGCGCATTCAGTTTCAGGTTCTGAAAGAGGGGCAGCCGCTGTTCGTGCGGGATGAGGAGAAGCTCATCGAGACCACCTTTCAGTTGATGCGTCAGTATCACGAGATGGAGTGGATGTACCGCCGCTATTATGAGGAGATACTGCGATGAGGTTAGCCGAATGCATTACTAATGGGGAGGCGCGAGGGTGAATACAGACTGGAGCAGGGTCGCCGAGTTCGTAGAAAAACATGACATTCGCTTCTATCCCCGCTCGGTTCGGCAAGGAGAGGGGTTCGAAGTCGCTTTTGCAAAACAGGACTCGCACGGATTTGTAGTCAGTGTGTCGCCCCTACCCACGCCTGAGCCTGCTGACGCAGTGCTTCTGGAGGATGTGTATCTCTATCCGCTGGACTGGCACAACTATCTTGCATTAGGTGACCTGCTCGATCTGCGTCCCAGCGTTTGCACGAAGCCTCGTTCCTTCGGCACGGGTGACCGCTTGGGCATGGTCACGGCAGCGCACCTGCAAGCGTTGAGAAGCCATGATGTGTTCCCTGTGCTTGCCCAGCAGTCACCGCGGGAGCTGGTGCGCACCGGGCGTGATTTCCGTGACGTGATTTTAAGCGCGGTCAGCGGCGTGCTGGAATCTGGATACACTGGCAGATTCGGGGCGGATGCCGACCACATCAAGCATGAACAACAGCTGCGGCAGGCGATCGAGGCAGGCTATACAATGTACACTATCGACGTCAGCGACCGCATGCGCGATGTGACCCAGCTCACCCAGCCGGAAATTGCGGACAAGGCTCGCGCGCTATCACCGCTGAGCCAGAGCATCATCCGCGACCATGCGAACATGACTCTTCGTACCGAGAATGGGTTCCGTTACACGTTGCAGGCAGAGCGGCTGGTGCAGTCTGCCATCACCTTCGAGGATGCGGTGCAACAGGTGGTTCGTTTCTACGAAGTGCTGAAGAAGCATCTTGCCGCGTTTGACCTCGAGGTCTCTATCGATGAGAGCGCGCGGGTGACCACGCTGGAAGACCATCTGTACGTAGTAGAGTATCTCCAGCGAAGTGACGTGCGGTTGTGGAGTTTGGCGCCCCGCTTCCCCGGCGAGTTCCAGAAAGGAATAGACTTCGTGGGCGACCTGCAGGAGCTGGAGAAGGCGTTTGCCCTTCATGCCGCACTTTGTCAGCAGCTGAAGGGTTATCGTCTCAGCCTGCATTCCGGCAGCGATAAGTTCAGCATTTATCGCCTCTTCTGTGAGGCAACAGGCGGCAACTTTCATGTGAAGACCTCTGGTACCAGCTGGCTGCAGGCAGTGCAGCTCATCGCACAGACCGACCCCACGCTTTTTACCGAGCTGTACCGTTTCTGTCTGTTGCATCTGGAGGAGAGCAAGCAAGCCTATCAGGTCTCCCTGTCTGCCGGGCAACTTCCACCGATGCCCCCGTCGGATTTGGGAGACTTTCTTGCGAGACCGTCGGTGCGTCAGCTATTCCACATCTCTTACGGCGTTTTGCTGGAAGAGGCGGGTAGGGAGATACGGAGCCTGCTCCATGCGCACGAGCAGGAACATTATCGTCTCGTGGCGGAACATATCGAGCGACACCTGCAAGCGCTGCAGTCGGTGAGGTGAGCTGTTGAACCTGCGTATCGCGATTGTCAACTCGAGCAGCTTCGGCAAGTACTTCCCGGAGCACCTGGAGCGGCTGAGCGGACTGGGAGAGGTTGCGCGCTTCGACTTTCCGGTCAACATCGACGGCAAATCGTTGGCGGACGCGCTGCGCGGATACAACGTGATTATCGCCAGCGTCAAACCCTACTTCACCCGCGAGTTTTTCGAACACAAAGACGAACTGTTGCTGCTCGCGCGGCACGGCATCGGCGTGGACAATGTAGACCTGAACGCGGCGCGTGCCAGAGGGGTAGTGGTCACCAAAGTAACACCGTGGGTGGAGCGGGAGGCGGTGGCGGAGCTGGCAGTGACCCTGTTACTGGACATCCTGCGCATGACGCACGAGGCGCGCCACGCGGTTTACGAGAGCCGCTGGGCAGAACGCGCCCGCTTCGTGGGCTGGGAAATCCAGGGCAAGACGGTGGGCATCATCGGCATCGGCAACATCGGCAGCCGGGTGGCGGAGATTTTGCGTAACGGCTTCGGCGCGAACACCATTGCTTATGACCCCTACCTGCATCCTGATACCATCCTTGCCCGCGCTGCGGAGCCGGTAGGGCTGGACGAGTTGCTACAGCGCTCCGACATCATCTCCCTCAACGCCTCGCTGAACGAGGGCAACTACCACATGCTGTCGCACCGCGAGTTCGGGCTGATGAAGCAGGGGGTGTTCCTCGCGAACACCGCGCGCGGCGAGTTGATCGACGAGGACGCGCTGGTCGCCGCCCTCGAGTCGGGGAAGGTGGCAGCCATTGGCATGGACGTGGTGGAGGGCGAGCCGATTGACGGCAACCACCGCCTGCTGCAGTATCCGAACGTGCTGATTGTGCCCCACATCGCCGCCTACACGCGCGAGTCGCTGCGCCTGATGGGCGAGAAGGTCGTGCGCGATGTGGAGAGCGTCGCCCGTGGCGAGATGCCGGAGGATGTGGTTGTTCCCTGATGGGGGAATGAACCTCTGGTGAGATTGCAATCGGGAGGGCGAACCTCCTGGTGAGCCGAAAAACATCAATCGACTCGGCGCGAGCCTCGCCCTCCCAAAGTGCGGACTCAGTAAAGCGGTCTTATCTTCACGTTGCGGAACCAGA
This window harbors:
- a CDS encoding Uma2 family endonuclease; this encodes MVQTLEQPKTVPIPRRRFTREEYYRLAEIGFFQGERVELIEGEIVKMSPISPLHGEVVTLLAERLWQLFGEGYRVRVQLPLSLGDSEPEPDIAVVPGKVGDYVHAHPTTALLVVEVAQTSLEYDREVKAPLYARAGIPEYWIVNLDGHCIEVYRDPAPMGEGYGYRSRRIYMMGEPIAPLQKPESAVKVDELLLP
- a CDS encoding nucleotidyltransferase domain-containing protein; this translates as MPIDITTLPETVQRVLAEVQQHPKVVAIFLFGSWARGEQMPISDVDIAVLLDNPDKRDEADIGSMYSPTVDLVLFHRLPVRIQFQVLKEGQPLFVRDEEKLIETTFQLMRQYHEMEWMYRRYYEEILR
- a CDS encoding tagaturonate epimerase family protein, translating into MNTDWSRVAEFVEKHDIRFYPRSVRQGEGFEVAFAKQDSHGFVVSVSPLPTPEPADAVLLEDVYLYPLDWHNYLALGDLLDLRPSVCTKPRSFGTGDRLGMVTAAHLQALRSHDVFPVLAQQSPRELVRTGRDFRDVILSAVSGVLESGYTGRFGADADHIKHEQQLRQAIEAGYTMYTIDVSDRMRDVTQLTQPEIADKARALSPLSQSIIRDHANMTLRTENGFRYTLQAERLVQSAITFEDAVQQVVRFYEVLKKHLAAFDLEVSIDESARVTTLEDHLYVVEYLQRSDVRLWSLAPRFPGEFQKGIDFVGDLQELEKAFALHAALCQQLKGYRLSLHSGSDKFSIYRLFCEATGGNFHVKTSGTSWLQAVQLIAQTDPTLFTELYRFCLLHLEESKQAYQVSLSAGQLPPMPPSDLGDFLARPSVRQLFHISYGVLLEEAGREIRSLLHAHEQEHYRLVAEHIERHLQALQSVR
- a CDS encoding hydroxyacid dehydrogenase encodes the protein MNLRIAIVNSSSFGKYFPEHLERLSGLGEVARFDFPVNIDGKSLADALRGYNVIIASVKPYFTREFFEHKDELLLLARHGIGVDNVDLNAARARGVVVTKVTPWVEREAVAELAVTLLLDILRMTHEARHAVYESRWAERARFVGWEIQGKTVGIIGIGNIGSRVAEILRNGFGANTIAYDPYLHPDTILARAAEPVGLDELLQRSDIISLNASLNEGNYHMLSHREFGLMKQGVFLANTARGELIDEDALVAALESGKVAAIGMDVVEGEPIDGNHRLLQYPNVLIVPHIAAYTRESLRLMGEKVVRDVESVARGEMPEDVVVP
- a CDS encoding acetylornithine transaminase — translated: MEGESLLQELQTIDAQCIMSTYARQPVLFVKGCGARLWDASGRDYIDFLGGIAVDAVGHCHPRVVQAVQQQITRLIHVSNLFYTEPQFRLAQKLTAVAGMDKVFFCNSGAEANECALKIARKWGKRKEPPAIEIVAVEGAFHGRLFGTLSVTAQAKYQKPYEPLVPGVRVVPRNDVPALREAITPSTCAVILEPIQGESGVHPLSVEFLHAARERCNEVGALLIFDEVQTGMGRTGAWFLWQQLGIAPDVLTSAKALGGGLPIGACMARGEAADVLEKGDHGSTFAGGPVVAAAALATIEAIEAEGMLHNASTMGDYLRQQIASWRETLPVTEIRGAGMMIGFDLDVPVARAVVGKALQEGVVVNATGENTIRLLPPLNLSREEADEGLHRLKTAIENAVKETSHA
- the radA gene encoding DNA repair protein RadA translates to MPKSSSRFVCQQCGYESPKWMGRCPECGAWDSLVEEVVTPLPKRSAERKAPLGAAQPVRLAEVSAEDVPRLSTGITELDRVLGGGIVPGSLVLLGGDPGVGKSTLLTQVADLLSHERVVLYVSGEESAHQIKLRAKRLSVTGVNLFVLSETSLEAILAQIDHLQPALVVVDSVQTTQTNQLESAPGTVAQVRACGVALQRVAKEQGVAVFLVGHVTKEGALAGPKALEHLVDTVLTFEGDPHLNYRILRATKNRFGSTDEVALFEMREQGLVAVQNPSEWLLSERPTHSPGSVVTAIMEGTRPLLVEIQALVTHSYLSQPRRQVTGLDYNRVNMVLAVLEKRAGMRLSDKDVFVNAAGGITVREPAADLAVALAVVSSLKDKPLPPDMVVFGEIGLAGEVRSVVHTEQRVREAARLGFSRVLLARRDAKLLRARGVEITLDGTYTVRDAVGVVEG
- a CDS encoding tetratricopeptide repeat protein → MKVNITIALVLMCISTLQPTGGTDPFVLPYAFVSLNLQQDTSTDPDSLLRQAYAIKSQGKREEARPLFEKLMQDYPRTTVGVEARWMVAYYRLNDRQFDEAQRLFQQVADDPLAKPDIAAEALLQTGFVYLSRFWAQPPVSGEERYKLLESAKTRLLQIARNLSARTDEVGRTAAAYALLGVGEACSYQGDPFGAEKHYRTIVSMKEGVSPVVLAQAWYGLGVSLYRQRRYGEALEAFEVVKQFGESGEGMVLRALALGNALPERAWLWQGAIWAHLGYPDRSVAALEQGVNRPERLAGKRNSLLLAQARRSLEGMRQVLARRQEQERKMAEAKRLAQQLELAPMTAASSSQVPLPEK
- the purL gene encoding phosphoribosylformylglycinamidine synthase subunit PurL; the protein is MIDPKVYRDMGLSDQEYQRIVELLGREPTYTELGMFAVMWSEHCGYKYSRPILRRFREYRQAMEGGALENAGVVDIGDGWGIVMKVESHNHPSAVEPFQGAATGVGGILRDIFTMGARPIALLDSLRFGPLDNARNRYLFTHVVGGISWYGNCVGVPTVAGEVYFHRCYSGNPLVNAMAVGLVRIDKIARARAEGVGNPVLYVGSSTGRDGIHGATFASEELTEDSEAKRPNVQMGDPFAEKLLIEATLEALATGDVVGIQDMGAAGLTCSTSETAFKGGTGMEIDVLKVPRREEGMTPYEVMLSESQERMLCIVKKGREEAVASIFRKWGLNAVVIGQVTDDGILRVKEGEQIAAEFPAAFLTDACPTYTLKAEEPAYIARVREFNPLHLPEPEDLNRVLLGLLASPSIASKRWVYEQYDHMVQTQTAYLPGGDAAVLRLRGTGGKGIALKIDGNGRYCYLDPFVGGMHTVAECARNISCTGAKPLAVTDCLNFANPERPEIFWQFERAVDGIATACEVLETPVISGNVSFYNETPDGAVFPTPTIGMVGLLEDATLHCKASFRRAGDRVVLLIPEGWRDPLQGLGGSEYLAVVHDIEAGAPPALDIDAEKQLQACVREAIAQRLLHSAHDCSDGGLAVALAECCLPVLGQVNGGEGLGADIAITTEDRTDAALFGETASRIIVSLPQANLPRLREIAQTHGIEARELGTVTAEHVLRIAVNGRERICIPIDDLLDAYEGAIPRLLQLEGGA